One genomic window of Bacillus mycoides includes the following:
- a CDS encoding sodium-dependent transporter, whose product MNSQQWTSKLGFVLAAAGSAIGLGAIWKFPYMAGIGGGGAFFLIFIGFTLLIGLPLLLAEFVIGRSTQKEAVDAYREIAPKTLWPWLGKLGIVTCFILLSFYSVVGGWILLYLWNAITGRLWEGNGAYEATFGEIISNPYLAVGSQLLFILITIFIVSKGVQNGVEKVNKYFMPALFVLFFILIVRALTLDGAGEGVRFFLQPDFSNVTSEIILYAMGQSFFSLSVGVAVMVTYSSYLPKEESLPRSAFSIVALTLVITLLAGLAIFPVVFAFGMEPSQGPGLLFIVLPAIFSKMAFGKLFFIVFLLLFFFATITSAISMLEISVASLTTKGKSKGKREKMALIVGLLIFVVGVPSALSFGLLSDVKPFGKTIFDLADYAVSNILMPLGVLLVSIFVPLKMKKDVLMKELGVSKNKGYKLFVLWLFLLRYIAPIAIIIVFLNVLGII is encoded by the coding sequence ATGAATTCACAGCAATGGACATCGAAATTAGGTTTCGTATTAGCTGCAGCAGGTTCAGCAATTGGTCTTGGGGCGATTTGGAAATTCCCGTATATGGCCGGAATCGGAGGAGGCGGAGCGTTCTTCCTTATTTTCATCGGTTTCACATTATTAATTGGTTTACCGCTATTATTAGCTGAATTCGTTATTGGAAGAAGTACACAAAAAGAGGCTGTTGATGCGTATAGAGAGATTGCTCCTAAAACGTTATGGCCGTGGTTAGGTAAATTAGGGATTGTAACATGTTTCATATTACTTTCTTTCTACAGTGTTGTAGGGGGCTGGATTTTATTATACTTATGGAATGCAATTACAGGTAGACTATGGGAAGGGAATGGAGCATACGAAGCTACGTTTGGTGAAATCATTTCCAATCCGTATTTAGCAGTTGGATCACAGCTATTATTCATCCTTATTACTATTTTTATCGTAAGTAAAGGTGTACAAAATGGTGTTGAAAAAGTAAATAAATATTTCATGCCAGCGCTATTCGTTTTATTCTTTATATTAATTGTTCGTGCACTTACGTTAGACGGTGCTGGAGAAGGAGTTCGATTCTTCTTACAACCTGATTTCTCAAACGTAACATCAGAAATCATTTTATATGCAATGGGGCAATCGTTCTTCTCGCTATCTGTCGGTGTAGCCGTTATGGTAACGTATAGCTCATACTTACCGAAAGAAGAAAGTTTACCGCGTTCAGCATTTTCTATCGTAGCTTTAACACTTGTTATTACATTACTTGCAGGACTTGCAATTTTCCCAGTTGTGTTCGCATTTGGAATGGAACCATCTCAAGGACCAGGACTATTATTTATCGTATTGCCAGCTATTTTCAGTAAAATGGCGTTTGGAAAATTATTCTTCATCGTTTTCTTATTACTATTCTTCTTTGCTACTATTACATCAGCAATTTCGATGTTAGAAATTAGCGTTGCATCTTTAACAACAAAAGGTAAAAGCAAAGGAAAACGTGAAAAAATGGCTTTAATTGTTGGGTTGTTAATCTTTGTTGTTGGGGTACCATCAGCATTATCATTCGGTTTGTTAAGTGATGTGAAACCATTTGGGAAAACAATTTTTGATTTAGCAGACTATGCGGTTAGTAACATACTAATGCCACTTGGTGTTTTATTAGTTTCCATCTTTGTTCCGTTGAAAATGAAGAAAGATGTATTAATGAAAGAGCTTGGTGTAAGTAAAAATAAAGGCTATAAACTATTCGTATTATGGTTATTCTTACTTCGCTATATTGCACCAATTGCGATTATTATCGTATTCCTAAATGTACTTGGAATTATATAA
- a CDS encoding polysaccharide deacetylase family protein, with the protein MKKRIIITIVTIFIITTALFGTYKLMNARSFQLFGDLTNRIKTNEKVIALTFDDGPTNNVKQILPLLDKYNAKATFFVIGNELENNLPLGKAIVQSGHQLGNHTYSHNRMVFKSPSFIKEEIENTNSLIRQTGFTDEIDFRPPNGKKLIGLPYYLNKNNIETITWNLEPDTFYKSATDKIDYVNKNIKPGSIILLHSMYDKSNENLQTIEGILDSLSKKGYQFVTVNELQKREK; encoded by the coding sequence ATGAAGAAGAGAATAATCATTACAATAGTTACAATATTCATTATTACTACAGCTTTATTCGGAACATACAAATTAATGAACGCAAGAAGCTTTCAATTATTTGGAGACTTAACAAATCGCATTAAAACGAATGAAAAAGTGATTGCTTTAACTTTTGATGATGGCCCTACTAACAATGTAAAACAAATACTACCACTGCTAGATAAGTACAATGCTAAAGCTACTTTCTTTGTTATCGGAAACGAATTAGAAAACAATTTACCATTAGGTAAAGCGATTGTTCAATCTGGACACCAACTTGGAAATCATACATATTCTCATAACAGAATGGTTTTTAAATCACCTTCTTTCATTAAAGAAGAAATAGAAAACACAAATTCATTAATTCGCCAAACAGGATTTACCGACGAAATTGATTTTAGGCCACCCAACGGTAAGAAACTAATAGGACTACCATACTATTTAAACAAAAATAATATTGAAACTATCACATGGAATCTTGAACCTGATACTTTTTATAAATCTGCAACTGACAAAATTGACTACGTCAACAAGAATATAAAACCTGGTTCTATCATTTTATTGCACTCTATGTACGATAAATCTAATGAAAATCTGCAGACCATTGAAGGTATTTTAGACTCTTTATCTAAAAAGGGGTATCAATTCGTAACAGTAAATGAACTGCAAAAAAGAGAAAAATAA
- a CDS encoding CD3324 family protein — MKYVKAKAVLPESLIAEIQKYIQGETIYIPKQETKHYKWGTRSGGRKQLDERNKAIKDAFKSGIAIHQLAEEYFLSGETIKKIVYSK, encoded by the coding sequence ATGAAATACGTAAAGGCTAAGGCCGTTTTACCGGAAAGTTTAATTGCTGAAATTCAAAAGTATATACAAGGTGAAACAATTTACATTCCAAAACAAGAAACAAAACATTATAAATGGGGTACACGATCTGGCGGAAGAAAACAACTGGATGAAAGAAATAAAGCAATTAAAGACGCTTTTAAAAGTGGAATTGCAATTCATCAATTAGCAGAAGAATATTTTCTTTCCGGAGAAACGATTAAAAAGATTGTGTATTCTAAATAA
- a CDS encoding DUF421 domain-containing protein, with the protein MNHLGQITIELLVGFFVLLIATKILGKTQISQLTPFDFISAIVLGELVGNSIYDPKIKVWSILYSVFVWVILIYTIEVITQKIRGTRRFFEGYPSIIIRNGHIDREQLSANHLDINQLQQMLRQQKDIFSIREVEYMILEPNGNISVLKKSKYETPNINDLSLKHKPVYLPISLISDGKVVKDNLREAGFDEGWLYKQIKQKGITKFEDVLYAEWKTDDGFFCQEMKRLK; encoded by the coding sequence ATGAATCATCTTGGACAAATAACGATAGAGCTTTTAGTTGGTTTTTTTGTTCTATTAATTGCTACAAAAATATTAGGGAAAACACAAATATCTCAGCTAACGCCTTTTGATTTTATTTCTGCTATCGTTCTTGGTGAGCTTGTTGGAAATTCAATATATGATCCTAAAATTAAAGTGTGGTCTATTTTATATTCAGTATTTGTTTGGGTCATATTAATTTACACAATAGAAGTGATAACGCAAAAAATAAGAGGAACAAGAAGGTTTTTTGAAGGATACCCTTCTATTATCATTCGTAATGGGCATATTGACCGAGAGCAATTAAGTGCAAATCATTTGGACATCAACCAATTACAGCAAATGCTAAGACAACAAAAAGATATTTTTTCAATCCGAGAAGTTGAATATATGATATTGGAACCTAACGGAAACATAAGCGTTCTGAAAAAAAGTAAATATGAAACTCCCAATATAAATGATTTAAGTTTAAAACATAAGCCAGTATACTTACCCATTTCATTAATTAGTGACGGAAAAGTAGTTAAGGATAATTTGAGGGAAGCAGGTTTTGATGAGGGATGGCTTTATAAGCAAATTAAGCAAAAAGGGATTACTAAATTTGAGGATGTATTATATGCGGAATGGAAAACAGATGATGGATTTTTTTGTCAGGAGATGAAAAGATTAAAATAG
- a CDS encoding FusB/FusC family EF-G-binding protein: MEAFIRSDQYNFIKSQAYILANGHATANDRGVIQALKSLAIEKIIHVFENLTDEQKELIDTVLTVENREDAESFLLKINPYVIPFQEVTAQTLKKLFPKAKKLKLPDMEEINMKETSYLSWIDKGTSRKFIIAKNNNKFVGLQGTFQSINKKSICSLCHGHEEVGMFLVEIKGKIPGTFVKKGNYICKDGVACNHNMKSLDKLQDFIERLKK, translated from the coding sequence ATGGAAGCTTTTATTAGAAGTGATCAATATAATTTTATAAAGTCACAAGCTTATATTTTAGCAAATGGACATGCGACGGCAAATGATAGAGGAGTAATTCAAGCGTTAAAATCACTTGCAATTGAAAAGATAATACATGTATTTGAGAATTTAACGGATGAACAGAAAGAGTTAATTGATACGGTATTAACAGTTGAAAATAGAGAAGATGCAGAATCGTTTTTACTGAAAATAAATCCGTATGTAATACCATTTCAGGAAGTTACAGCACAAACGTTAAAAAAATTATTTCCTAAGGCGAAAAAATTAAAACTTCCTGATATGGAAGAAATTAATATGAAAGAAACGTCTTATTTAAGCTGGATTGATAAAGGAACAAGCAGGAAATTTATAATTGCAAAAAACAATAATAAGTTCGTTGGTCTACAAGGAACGTTCCAAAGCATAAATAAAAAAAGTATTTGTTCATTATGTCATGGGCATGAAGAAGTAGGGATGTTTTTAGTTGAAATAAAAGGAAAAATCCCAGGAACGTTTGTTAAAAAGGGCAATTATATTTGCAAAGATGGTGTTGCTTGTAACCATAACATGAAATCGCTTGATAAATTACAGGATTTTATTGAGAGATTGAAGAAATAA
- a CDS encoding RCC1 domain-containing protein, producing the protein MDYISPKDEVLKVKRWPKDTIAAGRGHTVALKSDGTAVAVGRNKEGECNVSGWRDIEAVVVGNVHMATNTGNTHTIGLTTDSTVVAVGWNKHNQCDVNDWNNIVTVAAGWRLTIGLKSDGTVVAVGRNKEGECNVSGWRDIVVVAAGDWHTIGLKLDGTVTAMGNNRYDQCNVSGWRDIVAIAAGYLHTVGLKSDGMVTAVGNNKHGQRDVSDWHDIVAIAAGSNHTIGLTSDGIVTAVGNNKHGQCDVSDWRDIVAIAAGCAHTVGLKSDGTVVVVGDNEYGQCDVDSWHGIRLPSN; encoded by the coding sequence ATGGATTACATTTCACCGAAAGATGAGGTGTTAAAGGTGAAACGGTGGCCTAAAGATACGATAGCGGCCGGTCGTGGTCATACCGTTGCTCTTAAATCGGATGGCACGGCGGTAGCAGTGGGGCGAAATAAAGAAGGTGAATGCAATGTAAGCGGCTGGCGTGATATTGAAGCGGTCGTGGTGGGGAATGTTCATATGGCGACGAACACAGGTAATACTCATACAATCGGTCTTACAACTGACAGTACTGTGGTAGCAGTGGGGTGGAATAAGCATAACCAATGCGATGTAAACGACTGGAATAATATTGTAACAGTGGCGGCGGGTTGGCGGCTTACCATTGGTCTTAAATCGGATGGTACGGTGGTAGCAGTGGGGCGAAATAAAGAAGGTGAATGCAATGTAAGCGGCTGGCGTGATATTGTGGTGGTCGCAGCAGGCGACTGGCATACTATCGGCCTTAAATTGGACGGTACGGTGACGGCTATGGGTAATAATCGGTATGACCAATGCAATGTCAGTGGCTGGAGGGATATTGTGGCGATAGCGGCAGGCTATCTTCATACCGTTGGTCTTAAATCAGACGGTATGGTGACGGCTGTGGGTAATAATAAACATGGTCAACGTGATGTAAGTGATTGGCACGATATTGTGGCGATAGCGGCAGGGAGTAATCATACAATTGGTCTTACATCTGACGGCATAGTGACGGCTGTGGGTAATAATAAACATGGTCAATGTGATGTAAGTGATTGGCGCGATATTGTAGCGATAGCGGCGGGTTGTGCCCATACAGTCGGTCTTAAATCAGACGGCACGGTGGTAGTAGTGGGTGATAACGAATATGGCCAATGCGATGTAGACAGCTGGCACGGTATCCGACTGCCCAGCAATTAG
- the msrA gene encoding peptide-methionine (S)-S-oxide reductase MsrA, translated as MSEKTYELATFAGGCFWCMVKPFDELPGIQKIISGYAGGHIENPTYEQVKSGTSGHLEVVQITFDPSIFPYQKLLDLYWPQIDPTDDGGQFFDRGPSYRTAIFYHNETQKELAEKSKQTLAESGMFKNPIVTEIRSAAPFYEAEEYHQHFYKKNPEKYATERKESGREDFIKENWQKK; from the coding sequence ATGTCCGAAAAAACATACGAACTCGCAACCTTCGCAGGCGGTTGTTTTTGGTGCATGGTAAAGCCATTTGACGAGCTTCCTGGCATTCAAAAAATCATTTCTGGTTATGCGGGTGGTCATATAGAAAACCCAACATACGAACAAGTAAAATCAGGGACATCGGGACATTTAGAAGTCGTTCAAATTACATTTGATCCCTCTATTTTCCCGTATCAAAAATTACTAGATTTATATTGGCCACAAATTGATCCAACTGATGACGGCGGACAATTTTTCGATCGTGGTCCCTCTTACCGCACAGCAATTTTTTATCATAATGAAACACAAAAAGAACTTGCAGAAAAATCGAAGCAAACTCTAGCAGAAAGCGGTATGTTTAAAAATCCTATTGTGACTGAAATTCGCTCAGCTGCACCTTTTTATGAAGCAGAGGAATACCACCAACATTTCTATAAAAAGAATCCAGAGAAATATGCTACCGAGCGTAAAGAATCTGGTCGTGAAGATTTCATAAAAGAAAATTGGCAAAAAAAATAA
- a CDS encoding SDR family oxidoreductase, which translates to MLKGKIALVTGASRGIGRAIAKRLANDGALVAVHYGNRKEDAEETVHEIQSNGGSAFSIGANLESLHGVENLYNSLDTELQNRTGGTEFDILINNAGIGPGAFIEETTEHFFDRIVSVNAKAPFFIIQQALPRLRDNSRIVNISSAATRISLPDFVAYSMTKGAINTMTFTLAKQLGARGITVNAILPGFIKTDMNAELLIDPMMKQYATNISAFNRLGEVEDIADTAAFLASPDSRWVTGQLIDVSGGSCL; encoded by the coding sequence ATGTTAAAAGGTAAAATAGCATTAGTTACTGGAGCAAGCCGAGGAATTGGACGTGCTATCGCAAAGCGTTTAGCAAACGACGGTGCATTAGTTGCTGTTCATTATGGTAACCGAAAAGAAGATGCTGAAGAAACTGTTCATGAAATTCAATCAAATGGCGGATCAGCTTTTTCTATCGGTGCAAATCTTGAATCTTTACACGGTGTAGAAAATCTATATAACTCTTTAGATACTGAATTGCAAAATCGAACTGGTGGAACGGAATTTGATATTTTAATAAACAACGCTGGAATTGGACCTGGTGCTTTTATTGAAGAAACGACTGAACATTTTTTTGATAGAATCGTTTCAGTAAATGCAAAAGCACCATTCTTCATCATCCAACAAGCTCTACCGCGTTTACGTGACAATAGCCGGATTGTTAATATCTCATCAGCCGCAACTCGCATTTCTTTACCTGATTTCGTTGCATATAGTATGACGAAAGGTGCAATTAACACAATGACTTTCACTCTAGCAAAACAACTTGGCGCACGAGGTATTACTGTAAATGCAATACTTCCAGGCTTCATTAAAACAGATATGAATGCGGAACTCTTGATCGATCCAATGATGAAACAGTACGCTACTAACATTTCAGCTTTCAATCGATTAGGTGAAGTAGAAGACATTGCCGATACCGCTGCATTTCTCGCTTCTCCTGATAGCCGCTGGGTTACTGGACAATTGATCGATGTGAGCGGAGGATCTTGTTTATAA